In Candidatus Vicinibacter proximus, the following are encoded in one genomic region:
- a CDS encoding four helix bundle protein, giving the protein MFDFQQLEVYKKAKAFHFEMQQIIRLASLHRSISDQLFRASLSVPLNIAEGSGRFSKSDRRNFFIIARSSIFETVAILDILHDSKHLSEQQFKNLLSNSEELSKILFAMIKNLEKTH; this is encoded by the coding sequence ATGTTTGATTTCCAACAACTGGAAGTTTATAAGAAAGCAAAAGCTTTTCATTTCGAAATGCAACAAATCATCCGTTTGGCTTCATTGCACAGATCTATCTCTGATCAACTTTTTAGGGCTTCTTTAAGTGTTCCGCTTAACATTGCTGAAGGTTCAGGGAGATTTTCTAAATCGGATAGAAGGAATTTTTTTATCATTGCCCGGAGTTCAATTTTTGAGACAGTTGCTATCTTAGATATTTTACATGACTCTAAACACTTATCCGAACAGCAGTTTAAAAATTTATTAAGTAATAGTGAAGAACTTTCTAAAATTTTATTCGCTATGATCAAAAATCTTGAAAAAACACATTAA
- a CDS encoding site-specific integrase: MVASLKLILRKKANKEGKFPICIQIIKNRKASLIHIGQYIDAIDWDETNQKVKKTNSNHSELNKYLLRKLTEANGKYLELATEKEVVSAKSIKQKLTNNDNTTFKSQAEIYLDNLKKEGKYNRYSADKPRINRFYEFTKGGDITFQEITIPLLNKFKAYLKSTREITDRTIINHLVVIRSIFSQTILGNLLDPKYYPFGKDKIKIKFPDSQKVSLTIEEVKKLENAKFSAESSLNHVRNLWLLSFYFAGMRISDLLRLKWSDIDNGRLTYTMGKNAKGGSLKIPEKASIILTFYKPKTKNKTGFVFSNLENVRNQSDLFEVQKKISNATKTIDEALQKLAFELDINKKLTMHIARHTFGNLSGDRIPIQMLQKLYRHTSITTTIGYQSNFITKDADEALDSVINF; the protein is encoded by the coding sequence ATAGTGGCATCTCTTAAACTTATTCTTAGAAAGAAAGCAAACAAAGAAGGAAAGTTTCCAATTTGTATTCAGATTATTAAAAATAGGAAAGCATCACTAATTCATATTGGCCAGTACATCGATGCAATTGATTGGGATGAGACAAATCAAAAAGTAAAGAAGACTAATTCGAATCATTCTGAGTTAAATAAGTATCTGCTACGAAAGTTAACGGAAGCTAATGGCAAATACCTAGAGCTGGCCACTGAAAAGGAAGTAGTTTCCGCTAAATCCATAAAGCAAAAATTAACTAATAACGATAACACCACCTTTAAAAGCCAAGCTGAAATATATTTAGACAATTTAAAAAAGGAAGGAAAATATAATAGGTATTCAGCCGATAAGCCACGAATCAATAGATTTTATGAATTTACCAAAGGTGGAGATATTACTTTTCAGGAAATTACAATTCCGCTACTCAATAAATTTAAAGCTTACTTAAAATCTACAAGGGAGATAACGGATAGGACAATTATAAACCATCTTGTTGTAATCCGCTCTATATTTTCTCAAACAATTTTAGGCAATCTTCTAGATCCAAAGTATTATCCATTTGGAAAGGACAAGATAAAAATAAAATTTCCAGATTCACAAAAAGTCAGTCTCACTATAGAAGAAGTTAAAAAACTCGAGAATGCTAAATTTTCAGCGGAATCTTCATTGAATCATGTTCGTAATTTATGGCTCCTGTCATTTTACTTTGCAGGAATGCGTATTTCTGATTTGCTTAGATTGAAATGGTCAGATATTGATAATGGCAGACTAACCTATACTATGGGTAAAAACGCAAAAGGGGGCTCTTTAAAAATACCAGAAAAGGCCTCAATAATTTTGACTTTTTATAAGCCCAAGACGAAAAATAAAACCGGATTCGTTTTTTCAAATCTGGAGAATGTCCGTAATCAGTCCGATTTGTTTGAAGTGCAGAAGAAAATTTCTAATGCTACAAAGACTATAGATGAAGCGTTGCAGAAGCTCGCCTTTGAACTAGACATTAATAAAAAACTCACCATGCATATTGCTCGGCATACTTTCGGTAATCTTTCTGGAGATCGGATT